In Helianthus annuus cultivar XRQ/B chromosome 3, HanXRQr2.0-SUNRISE, whole genome shotgun sequence, a single window of DNA contains:
- the LOC110931705 gene encoding uncharacterized protein LOC110931705: MVEWVDLCWLLRDTFLGDSRDSWRWLGDSDGEFSVGSVKRQMDSNLDCSNRYVWEWSKWVPLKCNLFVWRAEMGKIATRIELQKRNIPIPSLSCTFCASADETADHLFTACSFASVIWAKMSSWSRTPFLVAFSVRDIIEAHRYCGLSGKGKDVYQGLVLIVCWRVWKARNDLIFSGKAPVVDDVFSEIRSLGYLWFKNRSKYKDISWDEWCKFVNM; this comes from the coding sequence ATGGTGGAATGGGTCGATCTGTGTTGGCTGCTTCGTGATACGTTTCTGGGTGACTCAAGGGACTCATGGAGGTGGTTAGGGGACAGTGACGGTGAGTTTAGCGTCGGTTCGGTAAAGAGACAAATGGATAGTAATTTGGATTGTAGTAATAGATATGTCTGGGAGTGGAGCAAGTGGGTGCCTCTCAAATGTAACTTGTTTGTTTGGCGAGCCGAGATGGGGAAGATAGCAACTAGAATAGAGCTTCAGAAGAGGAATATCCCGATTCCATCATTGTCCTGTACGTTTTGTGCTTCGGCTGATGAAACGGCGGACCATCTTTTTACGGCGTGTAGTTTCGCTTCTGTTATTTGGGCAAAGATGAGCAGCTGGAGTCGGACTCCTTTCTTGGTGGCTTTTTCGGTTCGGGATATTATTGAAGCACACCGGTATTGCGGTCTTTCGGGCAAAGGTAAGGATGTTTATCAGGGGTTGGTTCTCATTGTTTGCTGGAGAGTATGGAAGGCTAGAAACGACCTAATTTTTTCTGGAAAAGCCCCGGTGGTCGACGATGTTTTTAGCGAGATCAGGTCGTTGGGATATTTGTGGTTTAAGAACAGGTCTAAGTATAAAGATATTTCTTGGGATGAATGGTGTAagtttgtaaatatgtaa